In a single window of the Synergistaceae bacterium genome:
- a CDS encoding purine/pyrimidine permease, with product MARKMVYGINDRPPFVIMLLSGAQHVLTLFGSTTLVPLIFGPAMGMDALQIASLISCVYFGMGVATLIQTSKKLGSGLPIVQGSSFSFIPSVMTVIALYKAAGPETVMQYMGGGLIAGGIILSVIGYSRIVGVIRRVITPVVIGPVIMAIGFSLANTAVQGNAANYWPASLAVVILIFLFSLVIKNKYINIFAILLAIVVTYCVCLVLSSNGVFGPDHPAYINLAKVSEAPWIRDFKNVIIPWGMPKFSLMTVAALLAGFFATMIESIGDYHSVSYASGVEDPDSDTISRGIGAEGLCCALSGVFGSVGTTSYTENIGLIGLTGVASRVVVRTGAVILILMSFVGKLSALIATMPSPIIGGAYIALFGTIGAMGIQTLMRADMSSQRNILIVGFAFLMALGLPGWVEQNQALFINPESSQLYQTLGGMIWAVLKTPMAVAGICAAVFDSLIPGTDEERGIKRDYQINLVK from the coding sequence ATGGCCAGAAAAATGGTTTATGGCATCAACGATCGGCCGCCGTTCGTAATAATGCTTCTTTCGGGAGCGCAGCACGTTTTAACACTTTTTGGTTCAACAACACTAGTTCCGTTAATATTTGGTCCCGCGATGGGAATGGACGCGTTACAAATAGCCTCGTTAATCTCTTGTGTATATTTCGGAATGGGTGTAGCGACATTAATTCAGACAAGCAAAAAGCTCGGTTCAGGACTTCCAATAGTACAAGGATCGAGCTTTTCTTTTATCCCCTCGGTTATGACGGTAATCGCGCTTTACAAGGCAGCAGGACCTGAAACAGTAATGCAATACATGGGCGGAGGTCTAATCGCAGGCGGAATAATTTTATCGGTCATAGGCTACAGCAGAATCGTTGGAGTGATTCGCAGAGTAATAACGCCTGTTGTAATCGGTCCGGTTATAATGGCTATAGGATTTTCCCTTGCAAATACTGCAGTACAGGGCAACGCTGCTAATTATTGGCCGGCCTCCCTCGCAGTAGTTATATTAATTTTCCTGTTCAGCTTAGTAATCAAGAATAAATATATAAACATTTTCGCGATTTTGCTTGCTATAGTAGTAACTTATTGCGTTTGTCTAGTTTTATCAAGTAATGGAGTTTTCGGGCCGGATCACCCTGCATATATAAATCTTGCAAAAGTCAGTGAAGCTCCATGGATTCGCGATTTCAAAAATGTAATAATTCCCTGGGGTATGCCGAAATTCAGCTTAATGACAGTTGCTGCTTTACTGGCTGGATTTTTCGCTACAATGATTGAATCAATCGGCGATTATCATTCAGTTTCTTATGCGTCGGGCGTTGAAGATCCTGACTCTGACACTATAAGCCGGGGGATCGGAGCTGAAGGACTTTGCTGTGCTTTATCGGGCGTGTTCGGCTCAGTAGGTACGACTTCATACACTGAAAATATAGGCTTGATAGGATTGACCGGAGTCGCTTCAAGAGTCGTAGTTCGTACAGGTGCAGTAATATTAATTCTCATGAGCTTTGTCGGGAAGTTGAGCGCGTTAATTGCAACAATGCCCTCGCCCATTATCGGAGGTGCTTATATAGCTTTATTCGGGACAATCGGCGCAATGGGTATACAGACTTTAATGCGTGCTGACATGTCGAGCCAGAGAAATATTTTAATAGTCGGCTTTGCTTTCTTGATGGCTTTAGGTCTTCCCGGCTGGGTTGAACAGAATCAAGCATTATTTATTAACCCTGAGAGCAGCCAGTTATATCAAACTTTAGGCGGAATGATCTGGGCAGTGTTAAAGACTCCGATGGCAGTTGCAGGAATTTGCGCGGCAGTTTTTGACTCACTCATTCCGGGAACTGACGAAGAACGCGGCATAAAAAGAGACTATCAAATAAATTTAGTAAAGTAA